Genomic DNA from Haloplanus aerogenes:
GCTGACATCCAGATCGTTGAGGCGGCCGATCTTATCGGGATACTCGGCGAGCATGCTGTTGTACTGGTAGACCCGTTCGTACGCCTCGACGAACGAACCGACGGACTCGCGGGACAGTTCGCTCGGCTGCTCGGGATACGGCTTCGGGTCCGTCGCGGCGCCCGTCGGTGCCGGCGGATCCGAGGCCGAACAGGATTCGGCGATCACCGTTCCCGTCCGCGTCGCAGTTGGTGTCGGTGTCGCGGTCGGCGTTCCCGTTGGTGACGACTCACTCCCCCCGAGACAGCCAGAGAGGCCAGTGAGGACACACGCAGAGCCGAGGAGGGTGCGTCGCGTGAGTGGCACGCTACGGAAACGTCAGTAGAAGTGAACAAATGTCTTGTGGAGGCTGTCGGTCGTCATCGCCAGCGGCTGCCCGAGCGGCGATCTCGGGCCGTCCGAGCGTCCATCGGTAGCAACCGTTTTGCGCGCCGACGCGTAAGGGCGCGTGATGGATCGAGACGCCGCCTTGGACCGGGCCGCGGAGATCGTCGATCTGGTGGACCGAGCGTCGACGGCGAGTCAGACACCGTCGGACCCGGACGACTCACCACCGCTTCTCCCTGTGCCCGTCCGCGAGGTGTGGGTGTACGGCGACGTGGCTCTCGGTCTCGACCCGATCGACCGCCTCGACGTGTACGTCACCAAGGATCTCCACATGCGCGGCGACGCGGACCGCGAGGGCGAGTTCCGGGAGCGCTACGGCGTCGAGGGCGTGGGCAAGACCGTCGACGCCGACTGGGCCGCGGCCTACCCCGAACACCTCCGCGCGAACGACAACGGACACGCGGCGCCGGAGCGCTGCCTCGCCGCGCACCTCGTGAACGACGACGAACCCATCCACCTGGAGGTGTGTAACGCCTCCTTCTCGGACAACGTCACCCAGCGACTCCGGGGGGCGATGGCCCGGGATGCCTACGAGGAGATCCTCGACCCCCGCGGCGTCTGCCTGTACGCCGACGGTCAGCGTGACGACGAGGCGATGGCGAAACTCCGCGGCGGCGAACTCGCCTTTCCCACCCTCTCTGGGGCGCTGGAGATGCTGGGACTCGACGAGGAGACCGCCGCCGAAGCGGCGGACGTGATGCGCGAGCGTCGCGCCGAGGCGACGGGGCGAACGGTGCGGGGCGACGTGGTGTAAGACGGAACGAACAGGTGACGCCAATGCCGACGGCGGACACGAGGCGGCGGCGTCACACGATCGCGACCCGCCCCGTGACGACGGTCAGGTCACAGGGCGGGTGGCCGCGTCGTCGTACTTGAATCCTCACCCCGCCGGCA
This window encodes:
- a CDS encoding DUF7095 family protein is translated as MDRDAALDRAAEIVDLVDRASTASQTPSDPDDSPPLLPVPVREVWVYGDVALGLDPIDRLDVYVTKDLHMRGDADREGEFRERYGVEGVGKTVDADWAAAYPEHLRANDNGHAAPERCLAAHLVNDDEPIHLEVCNASFSDNVTQRLRGAMARDAYEEILDPRGVCLYADGQRDDEAMAKLRGGELAFPTLSGALEMLGLDEETAAEAADVMRERRAEATGRTVRGDVV